ACTGCTTCCACGACGTCGATCTGGCGCCGGACGCGGAGGATGTCGGCCAGTACGAGAAGAACCTCAAGCACATGGTCGGCATCGCCAGGCAGCGTCAGGCCGACACCGGGGTCAAGTTGCTGTGGGGCACCGCCAACCTGTTCTCGCATCCGCGTTACATGAACGGTGCGGCGACCAACCCGGACTTCGACGTGGTTGCGCGCGCGGCGGTGCAGGTCAAGGCCGCGCTGGAAGCGACGGTGGAACTGGGCGGCGAGAACTACGTGTTCTGGGGCGGCCGCGAAGGCTACGCCTGCTTGCACAACACGCAGATGCGACGCGAGCAGGAGCACCTGGCGCGGTTTTTGACCCTGGCCCGCGACTACGGGCGCAGCATCGGCTTCAAGGGCAATTTCCTGATCGAGCCCAAGCCGATGGAGCCGATGAAGCACCAGTACGACTTCGACAGCGCCACCGTGGTCGGCTTCCTGCGCCAGCACGGCCTGGACCAGGACTTCAAGCTCAACATCGAGGCCAACCACGCCACCCTGTCCGGGCACAGCTTCGAACACGACCTGCAGGTGGCCAGCGACGCCGGCCTGCTCGGCAGCATCGACGCCAACCGCGGCAATCCGCAGAACGGCTGGGACACCGACCAGTTCCCGGTCGACCTGTACGACACGGTGGGCGCGATGCTGGTGGTGCTGCGGCAGGGCGGGCTGGCCCCGGGCGGACTTAACTTCGACGCCAAGGTGCGCCGCGAGTCGTCCGATCCGCAGGACCTGTTCATCGCCCACATCGGCGGCATGGACGCGTTCGCGCGCGGCCTGGAAGTCGCCCACGCGCTGCTCACCGCCTCGCCGCTGGAGCAGTGGCGCCGCGAGCGCTACGCCAGCTTCGACAGCGGTGCCGGTGCGGCCTTCGCCGCTGGCAGGAGCACGCTGGCCGACCTGGCCGCGCACGCCGCGCAGGCCGGCGAGCCGACCCAGCGCAGCGGCCGCCAGGAAGCCTACGAGAACCTGATCAACCAGTACCTGCTGCGCTGAACCGGTGCGCGGCGGCGGCCCGGTGCCGCCGCTGCGCACGCTCCTTCCCGCGCGCCGGCCGTCTTCCTCTTGCACGCCACCAGGTGAACCCATGTCCAGTGTTCCGATCGATCGCCACGCCGACGCCGGCGAGAACACCCGCCTCATCATCCTGATCAGCTGCGTCGCCACCATCGGCGGCTTCCTGTTCGGCTTCGACAGCGGGGTCATCAACGGTACTGTCGATGGCCTCAAGCAGACCTTCCAGTCCAGTTCCGCCGGCACTGGCTTCGAAGTCGCCTCGATGCTGCTGGGCTGCGCGTTCGGCGCGTTCCTGGCCGGTTCGCTCGCCGATCGCTGGGGCCGGCGCACGGTGCTGATCGTCTCGGCGGCGCTGTTCCTGCTGTCGGCGCTGGGCGCCGGCGCGGCGCACAACTCGGTGGTGTTCGTGCTGGCGCGGATGATGGGCGGTTTCGCGGTGGGCGCAGCCAGCGTGATGTCGCCGGCCTACATCGCCGAGGTCGCCTCGGCGCGCTACCGCGGGCGCCTGGCCACGGTGCAGCAGATCGCCATCATCGGCGGCCTGTTCTGCGCCTTCCTCAGCAACTATCTGCTGGCCAAGGCGGCCGGCGCGTCCACCGAGGCGCTGTGGCTGGGGCAGCCGGCCTGGCGCTGGATGTTCTGGATGCAGGCGCTGCCGTCCACCGCGTTCCTGCTGCTGTTGCTGGCGATTCCGGAGAGCCCGCGCTTCCTGGTGGTGAAGGGCCGCCGCGAGCAGGCGCTGGCGGTGCTGACCCGGCTGTACGGCGCCGGCACCGCGCAGACCAAGCTGACCGAAATCTCCGCCTCGCTCTCTGCCGACCAGCACAAGCCGCGGCTGTCCGACCTGGTCAGCAAGGTCACCGGCAAGGTCCGCCCGATCGTGTGGATCGGCATCGGCCTGGCCACCTTCCAGCAACTGGTCGGCATCAACGTGGTGTTCTACTACGGCGCGGTGCTGTGGCAGGCGGTGGGCTTCTCCGAGAGCGATGCGCTGTTGATCAACGTGCTGTCCGGCGCGTTGAGCATCGGCGCCTGCCTGGTCACGGTGGTGCTGATCGACCGGATCGGGCGCAAGCCGCTGCTGTGGATCGGCTCGGCCGGCATGGCGGTGTCGCTGGCGCTGGTCACCATCGCCTTCGCCAGCGCCTCGCTGGATGCGGCCGGCAAGCTGGCGCTGTCGCCGGGCATGGGCCGGCTAGCGCTGATCGCGGCCAATGTCTACGTGGTCTTCTTCAACATGTCCTGGGGCCCGGTGATGTGGGTGATGCTGGGCGAGATGTTCCCCAACCAGATCCGCGGCTCCGGCCTGGCCGTGGCCGGCGCGGCGCAGTGGATGTCCAACTTCGCCATCACCGTGACCTTCCCGATCCTGCTCGGCAGCATCGGCCTGGCCGGTGCCTACGGCATCTACACCGTCGCTGCGTTCCTGTCGGTGTTCTTCGTGCTGCGCTACGTGTACGAGACCAAGGGCAAGGAACTGGAGCAGATGCAGGGCTGAGGCCGATGCGCACGCGCGTGCCGTGTCCGGATCGAGGTGTCTGTAGTGAGCGGCTGAAGGCATTGCCGGATCGGTGGCGGCGCTGCGCGTGCCGTACCCTCACCCCAACCCCTCTCCCGGTGGGAGAGGGGCTTTGGCCTCTCCCTTCTCCCACCGGGGCCATGGCCCCCTTCTTGGGGAAGGTGCCCCGCAGGGGCGGACGAGGGTCCAGGCGAATCCTTGCGAGCAGGTCCGCGCAGCCCATAGGCATTCATTGATTCCTTATGTCTGCGAAGGGCGGTCCCATCGGCACGCGCTTGTTGTGTTATTTTATAACAATTGTCACTTTGCCTTGCTTGCCCTCCCTCGCTCCCTTGCCGCTCCCGCCGATCCGATGAACCTGCAGATCCCCTCGCCATTGCCCGATGTCGCCGCCGACGAACCGTCGCAGATCGCCGCTCCCCTGAACTGGGTGGGCATGGACGGCATCGCGCTGCCGATCAGTCTGGAAATGGGCGAGGGCGCGCCTGCGGCACCCGTGCCGGCGCAGGCCGCGCTCGCCGTCGACCTGCCGTCGGCGCAGGTCAAGGGCATTCATATGTCGCGGCTGTACCGCCTCCTCGACGAGAGCGCGCAGCAGCCGTTGTCGCCGTCGCGCCTGTCGCAGTTGCTGCGGGCGATGGTGCACAGCCATGCCGATTGCGCCTCGACCGCGGCGCGGGTGTCGCTGCGCCTGGAGCTGCTGCGTCGCAGCCCGGCGCTGCGCAGTGTGGGGCTGGCCGGCTGGCGGGCGTATCCGCTGCGGATCGACGCCGAGTTGCGCGGCGGCGTGGTCCGCCTGGGGCTGGGCGTGGAGTTGTTATATTCCTCGACCTGTCCATGCTCGGCGGCGCTGGCGCGGCAACTGCTCAGCGAGGCTTTCGTGCAGCAGCACGTGGACCAGGCCTCGGTCCCGCGCGAGGCGGTCGCGGACTGGCTGCTCCGGCACGGCAGCCATGCCACCCCGCATAGCCAGCGCAGCGTGGCCTCGGTGCGGGTCGGCGTGTCGGCCCGCGCGGTGCGTTTCGACGCCGAGGGAGTGATCGTGCTGGCCGAGCAGGCCCTGGCCACGCCGGTGCAGGCGGCGGTGCGCCGCGCCGACGAACAGGCGTTCGCGCGCCGCAACGGCGAGAACCTGATGTACGTGGAGGACGCCGCGCGGCGCCTGCAACAGGCGCTGGGCACACGCTACGCCGACGTGCAGGTGCAGGTGCGGCATCTGGAAAGCCTGCATGCGCACGACGCGGTGGCGGAGACTGCATCGGCGCCGGTGGCCGTCATGGCCGGGGAGGCCGCCCCTGACTTGGCGCAGGCCTGACCGCGAGCTGCGGGTGGTCGGCAAGTGCGCACCGATGCCGACCGGATCGCGCACGTCGCCCGGGCAGCCTCGGCGTTCCGGGTAGGCTTGGATGGGCGTGCCGGCGTCTGCAGCCGTCTGGCCGAGGGCGATCGACGCCCGCCCAATCAGGAGTGAGGCACGTCGGGCCGGCCGGCCCCAGAACGCAAAAAACCCCGCCAAGGCGGGGTTTTTGCTGTGTCGCGCTGCAGGCGAGGCGAGGATGGCGCTCCCTAGGGGACTCGAACCCCTGTTTTAGCCTTGAGAGGGCCACGTCCTAACCACTAGACGAAGGGAGCGTTTGGTCGCGTCGATTGCAGCGCGCTAGTATATGGGTCTCGCCGCCCTTCGGCAATCCCGCAACCCGATACGGAAGCGCCATCATCAATCCGCCAGTTCCATCGCCATTCACCCTGCGCGCGATCCCGCGCGATCAGCACCCCATCTCGCGCAAGGACATCAGCCCCAACGCCCTGCGCGTGCTGTACCGCCTGCGCGAGGCCGGCTTCGGCGCCTACCTGGTCGGCGGCGCGGTCCGCGACCTGCTGGTCCAGGTCCAGCCCAAGGATTTCGACGTCGCCACCGACGCCACGCCCGAGCAGGTCAAGCAGTTGTTCCGCAACTGCCGCCTGATCGGCCGCCGCTTCCGCCTGGCGCACGTGGTCTACGGCCGCGAGATCATCGAGGTGGCCACCTTCCGCGCCAACGTCGACGACGGCAGCGGCGACCGCGAAGTGGACAACGGCCGCCTGGTCCGCGACAACGTCTACGGCAGCATCGAGGACGATGCGGTGCGCCGCGACTTCACCTGCAACGCCCTGTACTACGCCATCGAGGACTTCTCGGTGCGCGACTACGTCGGCGGCTTCGAGGACGTGCAGGCGCGGCTGATGAAGCTGATCGGCGACCCGGAGCAGCGCTATCGCGAGGACCCGGTGCGCATGCTGCGCGCGGTGCGCCTGGCGGCCAAGCTCGATTTCGAGATCGAGGCCGGTACCGCCGAGCCGATCCCGCGCCTGGCCGGGCTGCTGGCCGAGGCCGCGCCGGCGCGGCTGTTCGAGGAAGTGCTCAAGCTGTTCCTGTCCGGCCATGGCGTGGCCAGCTTCGAGGGCCTGGAGCGGCACGGTCTGCTCGCCGCGCTGTTCCCGGAGAGCGCGGCGGCGCTGCGCTCCAACCGCAGCGGCGCGCTGCGGCGGATGCTGATCGAAGGCCTGCGCAACACCGACAACCGCGTCGCCAACGACGAGCCGGTGTCGCCGGCGTTCCTGTTCGCGCTGCTGCTGTGGCCGGCCTACTGCCGCGCGTTGATGACCCTGCAGAAACAGGGCATGCAGATGGAGGAGGCGCAACGCCGCGCCGCCGACCGGGTGACCTTGCACCAACTCAGCACCGTGGCGCTGCCGCGGCGTTTCTCGCTGCCGATGCAGGAGATCTGGCTGCTGCAGTCGCGCTTCACCTCGCGCCAGCGCAAGCGGGTAGTGCGCACGCTGTCGCATCCGCGCTTCCGCGCTGCGTTCGATTTCCTGATCGTGCGCCAGTCCGCGTCGGACGAGCATGCGGCCGACATCGCCTACTGGCGCGAACTGCAGCAGCAGCCCGGCTACGCGCCGCCGCCCCGCGGCTTCGACCCGGAGGTGGACTACGCCGGCGACGAACTGGCGTTCGCGCCGCCGGCCGACAGCGAAGAGACCCCCAAGCGCCGCCGGCGCCGGCGCCGCCGTCCGGACGCCGCCACGCCCGTCGAGTGAGCGCCGCGACACCGGCGCCGGTCCAGGCCTGCATCGGCCTGGGCGGCAACCTCGGCGACGCCGCGGCGACCCTGCGCGCGGCCATGGCCGCGCTCGACACGCTGCCGCAGACCCGCCTGCTGCGCGCCTCGCAGCTGTACCGCAGCCCGGCCTGGGGCCGCGAGGACCAGCCGGACTTCATCAACGCCGCGGCGCTGGTGAGCACCGCGCTGCCGGCGCCGGATCTGTTGCAGGCGCTGCTGGACCTGGAACACCGCCACGGCCGCCAGCGCCTGCCTGGCGAACGCTGGGGCCCGCGCACCCTGGACCTGGACCTGCTGCTGTACGCGCAGGCGACGATCGACCTGCCCGGGCTGCAGGTGCCGCATCCGTATCTGCACCAGCGCGCCTTCGTGCTGCTGCCGTTGGCCGAGATCGCCGCCGACGTGGTGATTCCGGGGCATGGAACGGTGCGTGACGTACGCGACCGCATCGAAACCGGCGGGATCGCGCCAATCGGTAGATAATGCTCGGCTCATTACCGCCGCACATGAGCTTATGAGCAGCCACGCCGACAGCAAGCCCTGGACCGTTCCCGCCCTGGCCGAGGCCAAGCGCCGCCAGCAGAAGCTGGTGATGCTGACCGCCTACGACGCCGGCTTCGCGCGGACCTTCGACGCCAACGGGGTGGACCTGATCCTGATCGGCGATTCGCTGGGCATGGTGGTGCAGGGCCACGACTCGACCCTGCCGGTGAGCGTGGACGACATCGTCTATCACACCGCCGCGGTGGCGCGGGTGCTGCAGCGGGCGCTGCTGGTGGCCGACCTGCCGTTCCAGTCCGATGCCACCCCTGAGCGTGCGCTGGACGCGTCGACCCGGCTGCTGCAGGCCGGTGCGGAGATGGTCAAGCTGGAGGGCGCTGGGCACAAGCTGGAGGTGATCCGCTTCCTCAGCGAACGCGACATCCCGGTGTGCTCGCACCTGGGCCTGACCCCGCAGTCGGTGCTGACCTTCGGCGGCTACAAGATCCAGGGCCGCGAAGAGGCCGCCGCGGCCAAACTGCTCGCCGACGCCAAGGCGGTCGCCGCAGCCGGCGCCGCGCTGCTGGTGCTGGAATGCGTGCCGTCGCCGCTGGCCGCGCGGATCACCGCCGAGATCGACATCCCCACCATCGGCATCGGCGCCGGCCCCGACTGCGACGGCCAGGTGCTGGTGATGCACGACTTCCTCGGCCTGGACAGCGGCCACCGCCGCCCGCGCTTCGTCAAGGATTTCCTGGCCGAGGGCGGTTCCATCGCCGGGGCCGCCCGCGCCTACGCCGACGCGGTCCGCGCCGGCACCTTCCCCGACGCCGAACACGCCTACGCCAAATGATCGAGACCATCACCGACCTGGCACGACTGCGCGCCACCGTCTCCGGCTGGAAGCGGCAGGGCCTGCGCGTGGCCTTCGTGCCGACCATGGGCAACCTGCACGCCGGGCATTTCTCGCTGGTGATGCTGGCGCGGCAGTACGCCGACCGCGTGGTTTCCAGCGTCTTCGTCAATCCGACCCAGTTCGGTCCGAACGAGGATTTCACCCGCTATCCGCGCACGCCCGAGGCAGACACCAGTGGCCTGGAAGGCGCCGGCTGCGACGTGCTGTGGCTGCCAACGGTGGAGAGCATGTATCCGCTGGGCGTGGAGCTGGCGCTGCGCATGCACACCCCGGGCGTCAGCGAGGTGCTGGAAGGCGCCTGCCGGCCCGGCCATTTCGACGGCGTCTGCACCGTGGTCGCGCGCCTGTTCAACCAGGTGCAGCCGGACCTGGCGGCGTTCGGCAAGAAGGACTACCAGCAACTGGCGGTGATCCGGCAGATGGTCGCCGACCTGGCGTTCCCGATCGAGATCCTCGGCGGCAGCATCGTGCGCGAGGCCGACGGCCTGGCGATGAGCTCGCGCAACCAGTACCTGTCGGCGGAGGAGCGGCCGCGCGCGGCGCAGATCCATCGCACCCTGCGGGCGATGCGCGACGGTCACCTGGCTGGGCGCCCACGCGCGCAGGTGGAGGCGGAGGCGACCGCGCAGCTGCAGGCGGCCGGCTTCGAGGTCGACTACAGCGTGCTGCGGACGCCCGACCTGAGCGAGCCGCAGGACGCCACCGGCCCGCGCGTGGCGCTGATCGCCGCGCGCCTGGGCCGCACCCGGCTGATCGACAACCTGGAATTCTGAGCGCGGTAGGTCGCCGTCGTCGTAGGAGCGGCTTCAGCCGCGACCGGGCTTCCCCGTGAACGCCTGTCGCGGCTGAAGCCGCTCCTACGACGGTC
This genomic stretch from Xanthomonas sacchari harbors:
- the xylA gene encoding xylose isomerase produces the protein MSTSVYTGAKEFFPGIGRIPFEGKASDNPLAFKVYDAGKRIGDKTMAEHLRFAVAYWHSFCGNGADPFGPGTRAYPWDAGSDALGRAEAKADAAFEFFTKLGVPYYCFHDVDLAPDAEDVGQYEKNLKHMVGIARQRQADTGVKLLWGTANLFSHPRYMNGAATNPDFDVVARAAVQVKAALEATVELGGENYVFWGGREGYACLHNTQMRREQEHLARFLTLARDYGRSIGFKGNFLIEPKPMEPMKHQYDFDSATVVGFLRQHGLDQDFKLNIEANHATLSGHSFEHDLQVASDAGLLGSIDANRGNPQNGWDTDQFPVDLYDTVGAMLVVLRQGGLAPGGLNFDAKVRRESSDPQDLFIAHIGGMDAFARGLEVAHALLTASPLEQWRRERYASFDSGAGAAFAAGRSTLADLAAHAAQAGEPTQRSGRQEAYENLINQYLLR
- a CDS encoding sugar porter family MFS transporter, with translation MSSVPIDRHADAGENTRLIILISCVATIGGFLFGFDSGVINGTVDGLKQTFQSSSAGTGFEVASMLLGCAFGAFLAGSLADRWGRRTVLIVSAALFLLSALGAGAAHNSVVFVLARMMGGFAVGAASVMSPAYIAEVASARYRGRLATVQQIAIIGGLFCAFLSNYLLAKAAGASTEALWLGQPAWRWMFWMQALPSTAFLLLLLAIPESPRFLVVKGRREQALAVLTRLYGAGTAQTKLTEISASLSADQHKPRLSDLVSKVTGKVRPIVWIGIGLATFQQLVGINVVFYYGAVLWQAVGFSESDALLINVLSGALSIGACLVTVVLIDRIGRKPLLWIGSAGMAVSLALVTIAFASASLDAAGKLALSPGMGRLALIAANVYVVFFNMSWGPVMWVMLGEMFPNQIRGSGLAVAGAAQWMSNFAITVTFPILLGSIGLAGAYGIYTVAAFLSVFFVLRYVYETKGKELEQMQG
- the folE2 gene encoding GTP cyclohydrolase FolE2, producing the protein MPSPLPDVAADEPSQIAAPLNWVGMDGIALPISLEMGEGAPAAPVPAQAALAVDLPSAQVKGIHMSRLYRLLDESAQQPLSPSRLSQLLRAMVHSHADCASTAARVSLRLELLRRSPALRSVGLAGWRAYPLRIDAELRGGVVRLGLGVELLYSSTCPCSAALARQLLSEAFVQQHVDQASVPREAVADWLLRHGSHATPHSQRSVASVRVGVSARAVRFDAEGVIVLAEQALATPVQAAVRRADEQAFARRNGENLMYVEDAARRLQQALGTRYADVQVQVRHLESLHAHDAVAETASAPVAVMAGEAAPDLAQA
- the pcnB gene encoding polynucleotide adenylyltransferase PcnB codes for the protein MWVSPPFGNPATRYGSAIINPPVPSPFTLRAIPRDQHPISRKDISPNALRVLYRLREAGFGAYLVGGAVRDLLVQVQPKDFDVATDATPEQVKQLFRNCRLIGRRFRLAHVVYGREIIEVATFRANVDDGSGDREVDNGRLVRDNVYGSIEDDAVRRDFTCNALYYAIEDFSVRDYVGGFEDVQARLMKLIGDPEQRYREDPVRMLRAVRLAAKLDFEIEAGTAEPIPRLAGLLAEAAPARLFEEVLKLFLSGHGVASFEGLERHGLLAALFPESAAALRSNRSGALRRMLIEGLRNTDNRVANDEPVSPAFLFALLLWPAYCRALMTLQKQGMQMEEAQRRAADRVTLHQLSTVALPRRFSLPMQEIWLLQSRFTSRQRKRVVRTLSHPRFRAAFDFLIVRQSASDEHAADIAYWRELQQQPGYAPPPRGFDPEVDYAGDELAFAPPADSEETPKRRRRRRRRPDAATPVE
- the folK gene encoding 2-amino-4-hydroxy-6-hydroxymethyldihydropteridine diphosphokinase yields the protein MSAATPAPVQACIGLGGNLGDAAATLRAAMAALDTLPQTRLLRASQLYRSPAWGREDQPDFINAAALVSTALPAPDLLQALLDLEHRHGRQRLPGERWGPRTLDLDLLLYAQATIDLPGLQVPHPYLHQRAFVLLPLAEIAADVVIPGHGTVRDVRDRIETGGIAPIGR
- the panB gene encoding 3-methyl-2-oxobutanoate hydroxymethyltransferase produces the protein MSSHADSKPWTVPALAEAKRRQQKLVMLTAYDAGFARTFDANGVDLILIGDSLGMVVQGHDSTLPVSVDDIVYHTAAVARVLQRALLVADLPFQSDATPERALDASTRLLQAGAEMVKLEGAGHKLEVIRFLSERDIPVCSHLGLTPQSVLTFGGYKIQGREEAAAAKLLADAKAVAAAGAALLVLECVPSPLAARITAEIDIPTIGIGAGPDCDGQVLVMHDFLGLDSGHRRPRFVKDFLAEGGSIAGAARAYADAVRAGTFPDAEHAYAK
- the panC gene encoding pantoate--beta-alanine ligase, which produces MIETITDLARLRATVSGWKRQGLRVAFVPTMGNLHAGHFSLVMLARQYADRVVSSVFVNPTQFGPNEDFTRYPRTPEADTSGLEGAGCDVLWLPTVESMYPLGVELALRMHTPGVSEVLEGACRPGHFDGVCTVVARLFNQVQPDLAAFGKKDYQQLAVIRQMVADLAFPIEILGGSIVREADGLAMSSRNQYLSAEERPRAAQIHRTLRAMRDGHLAGRPRAQVEAEATAQLQAAGFEVDYSVLRTPDLSEPQDATGPRVALIAARLGRTRLIDNLEF